The Mangrovibacterium diazotrophicum DNA window AAAAATCTTGACAAAAATGATTCAAAATATTATCGCTCTGATCATTGTCGCAGTCGTTGTTATTAAAGTTGGATACAACACGTACAAAGCGTTAATCACCAAAGAAAAGGGATTATGCGGAGGGTGTGCAAGCTGCGATCTCAAACGTGAGTTAAAAAAGAAGGGAAAACTTCATCCGCTCAACCGACAGGAGTTGAAAGCTTTTAAAAAAGGTGAAATTCGTTTTGCCGGAAAGCACGACTAAGCATTCAGATCGATAATTCAATTCAGGCAGATTAGCTGCCAGAGGTTCAACATAGCAACAGAAAGGCTGTTTCGAAAGATTCGGCCTTTCTGTTTGATGCAAAAATGCCTTTGCCCGAGACTAACCAAAGGTTGTGAAAGTTGAAACACGAACGACTATTCGGTTGTCATGGTTGTCAAAAAGTTGTCGGGGTATCCTCCAATCGGTATAAACGCCTTGTTCTATCTCGTCTTTACGTCTCGGCGGGCCTAACTTTCAGTACAAAAAAAGAGCCTCCGTTGCAAACGAAGGCTCCTCTCAATCTTTAACTCAGAACTGCTTATCCGGATACATTTCATTCCACTCATCCGGTTGGTTCTTCAGTTTTTTATCGAACCACGACATTATCGTCTGGTGCCACTCAATCCGTTTTTTGTAATCCAGAATGTGGTGATCCTGCCCGTCAACCAGCACCATCTCCACATCTTTTCCCAAAATCTTCAGGGCTGCATAATATTGCAAACTCTCACCAACAGGCACGTTGGTATCAGAAGTTCCGTGTAACAACAGGATTGAATTCTGAAATTTATCGGCATTATAAATCGGGCTGTTGTCGACATAAATATCCTTGCGGTTCCAGGGATAGCTTCCTTTGGTTGCTCCGGCACTGTACGAATAGCCCCAATAGCCCTCGCCCCAGTAACTGGTAATGGCACTAATGCCCGCATGCGCAATGGCAGTCTTGAACAGATCAGTTCGGGTTTGCAGCAACATGGTTGTGAATCCGCCATACGAAGCACCGATACAGCCTACATTCTGAGCATCTGCCGAAGGGTGTGCTGCCAGGAACTTCTGCGTTCCCTCAATGATGTCGTCAATCGCGTCACGGCCCCAGCCGTTCACATGTAAAGCTGAGAAATCCTGCCCAAAGCCTGTCGCACCGCTGGGCTGCAGAATATAAACCAGGTACCCGTTGGCTGCCCAGGTATTGGCCGGGTAACGACCACCAAACGACCGACTAATCGGAGATGTTCCTCCATAATAATTCACAATCAACGGGTATTTCTTTGCCGGATCGTAATTCACCGGGTAATAGATTCGCCCATAAATAGTCGTTCCTGTTGCATTCGTAAAATTCCAATCCTCGTTCTTCCCAAACTCCACGTCAGCTAATTGCTGCTCCTTCGGGTAATCCAACAATTCAGCTTTTCCACGTTCAAGGTTCAGCATGTACAATTTTTCAGGTGAGCTAATGCTTGTTCCCTCAAACACGGCCAGCGACTTCTCGCGGGCATAATCAATCGGGCCAAGCACATCAACCGGCAATTCAATCGGGGTATATTTTTTCGTTTTCAGGTTGAAACGGTACAAGCGAACGTAATCCTTTTCGGTTACCGACAAGTAAATATTTCCATTGGCAGACCAATAAGCATTGTTGATCGCCGGATCAAAATCGCGGCTCAACGCTTCTGCTTTTTTCGTTTCCATGTTAAAAAGATAGAGCTGGGTATCGTAACTGTTTGGGATTCTACCTTCGCTCACATTTACTCCCAAATCGCCAAAACACTCCGGACCACCGGTAACCAGCAGCTGTTTGCCATCAGGCGAATACTGACACGAACCACCGTAAGGTTTTTCGCTCCAAACAGTGTCAATCTGCATGGTTTGGACATCCATTTCGTATAAGTTTTGCTTGCTAAACGGAACCTCCGAGTAATCCATCCGTTCGGTTGAGAACAATATTTTGGTGCCATCTAGCTGGATATCCTGCAAACTGGCCGACAGATAACCTGCGGTGAGCGGACTAACAAGCCCTGATTTCAAATCCAGTAAATACAGGTAGGAACGATTACGGAAATACGGAAGGCGATCATCGTTACCGTAAACCCGCTTCAAATCACCATGCTTTTCGGCTTCGACTGACTGCGAATAAATCAAAAAGTCTTCGTTTGGCGACCATGTGACCGCCCCTAAATCCTGAATTGCGGAGGCTACTTTTTGTTCTTCTCCGGTATTCAGGTCGTAAATAAACAGGTCCGACGTACCATCTTTCGCCACTGAATAGGTCAACCGATCGGTCTTCGGCATCCAGCCGGAGCTGTAACCTTCTGCATTGCGAATCACAAATACATTCTTCTTTTGCTCCAAATCGTAAACCCGCGCATGTTTGCTCGTTTTTCCGCTCCCGGGAATCACTTCACTGTAATTGACCAGCACATATTTCCCCGATGGTGATATTTTAGCCGATGAAATGCTTTCGCCATTCAACACATCGTAAATGGTGAATGTCCGTTTTTCGTTCGTCGTCCAGCCGAGTCGGGCTTCACTCAAATCGTTGGCCGTTGCCAAACTCGCCGCAAACTTTGTTTTGGCATCTGTGCTGATCAACTTCAGAAACAGTTGATGTTTGCCCGTCTCCAATGTCAGATCCACATCCACCGAAGTCTCGCTTAATTTCGGCTGCGACTTCAGTTTTTGTCCATCCAGATACAGCTCGAACAAGGCATTGGTTGCAATCGTCATTTTGGCTTTCACCCAGCGGTCGGTTGTAAGGTAACCAGCCAGCTGAACCAGTTGATTTTCGCCGTCCACGGCTGACAGCAAACTATCGCCGGCTAGTTTCAACCCTGGCCACGATTTTGTTTCAGGGCGCTCGTCCAGTTGAGCCTTTTCTAGCAAATCAGCGCGCTCGAACTTCTTACCGTCAGTTGATCCGTCGGCAGCAAAGGCGGGCAGGTACATTTGAATAAAATCCGTGGTCTTCCACTCGCTGCAACTTATTTTATTTTGAGCAAAAACAAGATTAGCTGCCCCAAAAAGCAGCAGGCCAAAAAGTAACTTTTTCATCGGCTTTATCTTTTTTATCTGATCGATTGGAATCGAATAGTTCAAAAATAAGAACATTTAACAGCCAGCAATATGATAAAGTCCAGCAAAAAGATAAATAAACACAAACCACCCAGTTCTGCGAAACTCGTTTCTGCGATTTCAGTATAATTTATTAATTCACGACAGACACGGAAAACCTAAAACTGAAAGACGATGGAACGAGAATTAAATCAAATTGAACAGGAAATTCTGGATATCCTTTACCACGAAGGCAATCCGGCAGAGTGGTCGCTCCAGCGCGTTTTGAACGCACAAGATACCAACGGCAAACAGCGTTTGCACGATTTCAAAGGATCTGAAATCCAGTACGCCAAGAAGAACTTGGCACGCATGGGTTTGATTGAAGTGATTGAGGCACAACGTCGGCACGATCTGGAAGAAGGAGACGGTTTTACGCGCGTTGGCGACGATGTCACCTTTTATTACTACGACCTGGACAAGAAGCTAAAAATTACGAATGAAGGCATGAACTGGTGCCAGCATCATCTCGAAAAACTGTAACCGAAGATCAAACATTCAGGGCCGGTATTTTTGCCGGCCTAATCTTTTCTTTCCATTAACTGTTTATTACCAAACGACCAGCAACTGCGAATAGAAATTGAGTCTGCTCAATATTCGTAACTTTGGTCGGCCAACGAGAAACAAACAATGGAGAAGAGTAACTACAACTTTACACCTTTGCCCGGATACGAGCAATTTGAGGCCACTACACAAATTATTATTGCCGAGGTTTTGCGCCGGAATTTACCCCTTGAGATCATCGACGAAACCAACAACCTGATTGCCGTAACCTACGAGGGAAAAGAATACATCATTCACGAAGGCACCATTTCAGATGCCAACAGCCTGATTGCTTACTGGATTTCCAACGACAAATGGATGACCCGCCAGTTCCTGAAACGAAAAGGAATTCGCCAGGCCAACGGGGTGCTTTTGCAAAACGGGTACGATTCCGCTGTGCTAAAAACAATCAGTTTTCCGGCAGTGGTAAAACCAGCCGACACGGATCACGGCATCGCAGTAAGCACCAATATCCGGAATAACGACGAATTGAATGAGGCCGTTGAACGCGCCTTCCGACACTCAAAAAGGGTGATTGTAGAAGAGTATTTTGCTGGGCAGGAATACCGTTTTTTGGTGATTGATGGAAAAGTTCGGGCAATCGCTTTCCGCGAACCGGCCAACATTACCGGCGACGGCATCCAAAGCGTTGAACAACTCATCGCTGCCAAGAACCAAGGCCGGGGAACCGACTACCGCCACCCGCTTTTACAAATCAAAGTTGACGAAGAGGTGCAGCGACATTTGAAAGCACAGTCGATTGGAATGGACACCGTTTTAACGAAAGGTGAAAAAATCTACCTGCGGAAAAACTCGAATTTGAGCACCGGTGGCGACAGCGTTGACGTGACCGATAACATGCCCGACTTTTACAAAAATATAGCAGAGCAGGCAGCCCTGGCAGCTGACCTCAACATTGCAGGTATCGACATCATCATCGACGACTGGACAGCCGAACCGGGCGAGGAACATTACATCGTAGTGGAGCTGAACGCACCGGCCATGCTGTCGATGCACAATTTCCCGTACATCGGTAAAAACCGTCAGGTTGAAAAATACGTTTTAGACAGCATCCTGAGATCGAAATAACAAAGCATAAAAAAACAAATTCCAGGTTTCAAATTCCAAACCTGAAACTTAGAACTTGCAACTCATCCCATGACAGAAACAGAAAAACAACAAATAATCCGCAACAAAGCGCAACTGGTTGACTATTTCGAGCGGGGAAACACGCCTTTCGACGATTGGGGAATCGGTACCGAGCACGAAAAGTTCCTCTACAAATTGGGTGACTTTAAGCGGCTACCCTACGAATCGGAAGTTGGGATCAGAACAATCCTTCAACATTTTCTGAGTGAAGGCTGGAACCCGATTATGGAAAAAGAATTCCTGATTGGCGTGAAGCAGAACGGCGCGTCCATCACACTGGAACCGGGCGGTCAGTTTGAGCTTTCTGGTAAGAATTTCAAAACCATCCATCATACATTCGTAGAAACCAGAAAGCACTTTGATGAACTAAGCTGCATTTGTCGCGACCTGGGATTTTTTACCTTGCCGATGGGTGTTGATCCGCTGTGGAGTGTCAACGACATCTCGTGGATGCCCAAGGAGCGCTACGCCATCATGAGAAACTACATGCCCACCAAAGGCAACCTGGGACTGCAGATGATGAGCAACACGGCAACCATTCAGGTGAACCTGGATTACGAAAGCGAGCAGGACATGATCAAAAAGATGCGCATCGCGCAGGCGCTGCAACCTTTTGCATCGGCTATTTTTGCCAACTCCCCGTTTTCGGAGGGCAAGCCCAACGGGTATCTCAGCTACCGCACGCAAATTTGGAATGATACCGATCCTGATCGCTGTGGCTTTCAATCCTTCATTTTCGACGAAGGATTTGGAATTGAACGTTGGGTCGACTATTTGCTCGATGTGCCGATGTATTTCATCTACCGTAACGGCAAATATCACGCCTCCAATGGAATCACATTCCGTGAGTTCATGCAGGGCAAACACCAATTCGCCCCAACCATGGAAGACTGGGAAACACACGCGTCAACCGTATTCCCCGATGTTCGCTTGAAGCAATACATTGAAATGCGCGGCGCTGATGCCAGCTGTGTAAAACACATCGCAGCGCTGTCGGCTTTCTGGGTTGGATTGTTGTACGACGAACGCAGCCGGAATGAAGCTTATGAACTGATCTCCGGTTGGAACATTGACGAAATCCAGGATATTCGGGCACAGGTTCCAACAAAAGCATTGAAAGCGGCCACTAAAAATCTGGATGCCGGTAAAATTTCAAAATTGCTTTACCAGCTGGCCAGCGATGGCCTGAGCCGCAGAGCCAAACGCTGTGGCACAAACGACGAAAGCCAATACCTGAATCCGGTTCGGGAGATTACCGACAGTGGTCTAACTCAGGCAGAGCGACTGCTCAATTGCTATCGTGACGACTTCGATTCGAACCTGATTCGCCTGCTCGAAAACTGGCGCGAAAAACAATTGCAAAGTTGCCCGGTTAAGTAATCAGGCGATTGATTGAATCCTTCAGCCGTTAATTTGTAGATTTGCTAAGTCGTCAGTAAAAGGCCCATAATGGTAAATGGTAAATTGTTCAACTGTAAATTAATTCATGTTTTCGAAATTAAAATTTGTCTTTAAATACACGCATCAATACCGCTGGTGGTACACTGGTGGAATTATCTTTTTGGCTTTAACGGTCTGGGCATCGATCACTATCCCTGAATTTATCCAAAAGACAATCGACCTGATTGCTGCCGGAAAAGCCGGCAATGAATCGGAGTTTCAGCGGAACGTTTTAATCATTGTCGGGCTGGCTGTCACCTTGATCCTTGTTCGCTCGCTCTCGCGCATTCTGATTTTTGTTCCGGCGCGATTAATCGAGCGGAACCTCAAAGGCGAAATGTTTAAAAAACTCGCATCGTTCCCCAAAGCCTATTACGACGAAAACTCGACCGGCTCCATCATTTCCCGAATCAACAACGACATCAACGGGGTGCGCATGATCACCGGTTTCGGGATTCTTCAAATCGTCAACATCATCCTGTCGCTATCGCTGACCCCCTATAAAATGTGGCAACTGTCGCCTGCCCTCACCCTGTATTGCGTCATCCCGATGGTCGTCATTTTCGTGACCGTGCGCGTTGGAATGGCTGTCATGGTGAAGTACACGCATTTGCGCATGGGAACCTTGCAGAGCCTTTCTGGAAAAACCATTTCATTTTTGTCGGGGAATGCCGTTATCAAAAGCTTCAACATTTATAATTATGCCGAAGAGGAAGTTCAGCACGATAACCTGAAGCTGTTTGACGAAGGCATGAAAATTAGCTGGATTCGATCGTTCATCATGCCTCTGCTTGCTAACCTCGGACAGATCCTGAAGATCCTTGTTCTGTTAGTTGGTGGTTTGTATGTGATCGATGCGAAGTTCACCATCGGAGAACTCACGGCCTACATTGCCTACGCCGCCCTGTTGGCGCAACCAATCATGGGACTCGGCTGGGTGCTGACCATTTTCCAGCAAGGGATGGTGGGGATAGACAGTATACAAACCATCCTGTCGCGCAAAGGTGCGGACGATGAGAGACAAAGTTTGGTGAAGGAGGAAAAAGAAAAGCTTTTCGAGTCCGAAATCAAATTTGAAAACCTGAGCTACACTTTCCACAACGCTGAAAAGCCAGCACTTGAAAATATCTCGTTCACCATAAAACCCGGACAAATCATCGGGGTTACCGGACAGGTTGGTGCCGGAAAAACAACTCTGATTAACTGCCTGAATGGCTATCTCCGCCCCGAAAAAGGCATGATTTATTTCGGGAAAAAGGACGCTGCCGAAATGAAAAGCGAAGACATTCGTTCTGTTGTGCGGACTGTGAGCCAGGAAGTGTTCCTGTTCTCAGATACCATTGAAAATAACGTTGCCTTTGGATCAGAGAAAGCAGCAACGAAAAACGAGTTCGACGAGGTTATTTTCAAAAGTGCCTTCCGCGAAGAACTGGCCCGCTTTGGCCAAAAAGAAAAAACACTGGTTGGCGAAAAAGGAATCATGCTTTCGGGCGGACAAAAACAACGACTGAGCCTGGCTCGTGCGCTTTACACGCCTTGCGAATTGCTGATTCTGGATGACGTTTTCTCGGCCGTGGACACCGACACCGAACGTTTTCTGATCAAGCAGATCGTGGAGAACAACGCGGCCAAAAGCCTGGTGATTGTTTCGAACCGAATCAGCGTGCTGGAAAAAACAGATTATACTATTGTATTGGAAGACGGACGAATGGCTGCGCAGGGAAGACCTGATGAACTGCTGAAAACATCGGACTTTTACCGGGAAATCGCTCAATTGCAAAAGGAAAAGTAAAAACAGGAAGAACAGATCATGACGCTATTGAATACAAACTTCTTTAAATCGAAAGACTGGAACCTGATACGAAAATTCGGGCGCTACTTTGTTCCGCACAAAAAGTGGTTCGTTCTCAGTATGGTTTCGATCCCGATTACGGCCATCGCCGGCATCCTCTTCCTGTGGCTCGTTGAAAATATTATCGACCACTACATTGTGCCGGGAAACGTGGCTGGGTTGAAAATCCAGATTATACTGCTGGCCGTGGTTCTCATCCTGAACTTGCTGTTCGACGGAATTTACAGCTACTCCTTCTCCAAATCCGGCGGGCTGGCGATTGTCGATCTGCGTAAAGAACTTTTTGCCAAGTCGCTTCGGTTTCCGCTGAGCTACTTCGATAAGAAACCGATTGGTGTCACCCTATCGCGCCTGACCAGCGACATGGAGGCCATCTCCGAATCGTTTGCCGCGGGTATCCTGGGGCTATTGGCCGACAGCATTAAAACACTGGCACTGGTAGCTTACCTGTTCTACCTCAACTGGCAACTCACCCTGATTCTATTGCTGGTTGTTCCACTCATTGTTTTGGCGATGCGTTTTCTGCGAAAAAAGATCCGGCAGGCCTACGATGCTTCGCGATCCAGCTTGGCGAAATCGGCTGCCTATCTGCAGGAATCGCTGAACGGGATGAAAACGATCCAACTGTACGCTGCTGAAGGGGAAGCTTTCGAGAAATTCGACAAGCTCAATAAAGAATTTTGCGATGCCCAAAACCACTCCAACGTTTACGATTCTGCCTTATACTCTATCGTTGAAGGAATCACCTCCGTGGCTACGGCGCTGGTAATTTGGTACGGCGCCATTCAGATCTGGGACCAGGCTTTTACACTCGGGGTTCTCATCGTTTTTGTTACCACCCTCGAGCGCCTGTTTATCCCGGTGAAGCAATTTGCACAA harbors:
- a CDS encoding FeoB-associated Cys-rich membrane protein yields the protein MIQNIIALIIVAVVVIKVGYNTYKALITKEKGLCGGCASCDLKRELKKKGKLHPLNRQELKAFKKGEIRFAGKHD
- a CDS encoding S9 family peptidase, producing MKKLLFGLLLFGAANLVFAQNKISCSEWKTTDFIQMYLPAFAADGSTDGKKFERADLLEKAQLDERPETKSWPGLKLAGDSLLSAVDGENQLVQLAGYLTTDRWVKAKMTIATNALFELYLDGQKLKSQPKLSETSVDVDLTLETGKHQLFLKLISTDAKTKFAASLATANDLSEARLGWTTNEKRTFTIYDVLNGESISSAKISPSGKYVLVNYSEVIPGSGKTSKHARVYDLEQKKNVFVIRNAEGYSSGWMPKTDRLTYSVAKDGTSDLFIYDLNTGEEQKVASAIQDLGAVTWSPNEDFLIYSQSVEAEKHGDLKRVYGNDDRLPYFRNRSYLYLLDLKSGLVSPLTAGYLSASLQDIQLDGTKILFSTERMDYSEVPFSKQNLYEMDVQTMQIDTVWSEKPYGGSCQYSPDGKQLLVTGGPECFGDLGVNVSEGRIPNSYDTQLYLFNMETKKAEALSRDFDPAINNAYWSANGNIYLSVTEKDYVRLYRFNLKTKKYTPIELPVDVLGPIDYAREKSLAVFEGTSISSPEKLYMLNLERGKAELLDYPKEQQLADVEFGKNEDWNFTNATGTTIYGRIYYPVNYDPAKKYPLIVNYYGGTSPISRSFGGRYPANTWAANGYLVYILQPSGATGFGQDFSALHVNGWGRDAIDDIIEGTQKFLAAHPSADAQNVGCIGASYGGFTTMLLQTRTDLFKTAIAHAGISAITSYWGEGYWGYSYSAGATKGSYPWNRKDIYVDNSPIYNADKFQNSILLLHGTSDTNVPVGESLQYYAALKILGKDVEMVLVDGQDHHILDYKKRIEWHQTIMSWFDKKLKNQPDEWNEMYPDKQF
- a CDS encoding glutamate ligase, with translation MEKSNYNFTPLPGYEQFEATTQIIIAEVLRRNLPLEIIDETNNLIAVTYEGKEYIIHEGTISDANSLIAYWISNDKWMTRQFLKRKGIRQANGVLLQNGYDSAVLKTISFPAVVKPADTDHGIAVSTNIRNNDELNEAVERAFRHSKRVIVEEYFAGQEYRFLVIDGKVRAIAFREPANITGDGIQSVEQLIAAKNQGRGTDYRHPLLQIKVDEEVQRHLKAQSIGMDTVLTKGEKIYLRKNSNLSTGGDSVDVTDNMPDFYKNIAEQAALAADLNIAGIDIIIDDWTAEPGEEHYIVVELNAPAMLSMHNFPYIGKNRQVEKYVLDSILRSK
- a CDS encoding glutamate--cysteine ligase: MTETEKQQIIRNKAQLVDYFERGNTPFDDWGIGTEHEKFLYKLGDFKRLPYESEVGIRTILQHFLSEGWNPIMEKEFLIGVKQNGASITLEPGGQFELSGKNFKTIHHTFVETRKHFDELSCICRDLGFFTLPMGVDPLWSVNDISWMPKERYAIMRNYMPTKGNLGLQMMSNTATIQVNLDYESEQDMIKKMRIAQALQPFASAIFANSPFSEGKPNGYLSYRTQIWNDTDPDRCGFQSFIFDEGFGIERWVDYLLDVPMYFIYRNGKYHASNGITFREFMQGKHQFAPTMEDWETHASTVFPDVRLKQYIEMRGADASCVKHIAALSAFWVGLLYDERSRNEAYELISGWNIDEIQDIRAQVPTKALKAATKNLDAGKISKLLYQLASDGLSRRAKRCGTNDESQYLNPVREITDSGLTQAERLLNCYRDDFDSNLIRLLENWREKQLQSCPVK
- a CDS encoding ABC transporter ATP-binding protein encodes the protein MFSKLKFVFKYTHQYRWWYTGGIIFLALTVWASITIPEFIQKTIDLIAAGKAGNESEFQRNVLIIVGLAVTLILVRSLSRILIFVPARLIERNLKGEMFKKLASFPKAYYDENSTGSIISRINNDINGVRMITGFGILQIVNIILSLSLTPYKMWQLSPALTLYCVIPMVVIFVTVRVGMAVMVKYTHLRMGTLQSLSGKTISFLSGNAVIKSFNIYNYAEEEVQHDNLKLFDEGMKISWIRSFIMPLLANLGQILKILVLLVGGLYVIDAKFTIGELTAYIAYAALLAQPIMGLGWVLTIFQQGMVGIDSIQTILSRKGADDERQSLVKEEKEKLFESEIKFENLSYTFHNAEKPALENISFTIKPGQIIGVTGQVGAGKTTLINCLNGYLRPEKGMIYFGKKDAAEMKSEDIRSVVRTVSQEVFLFSDTIENNVAFGSEKAATKNEFDEVIFKSAFREELARFGQKEKTLVGEKGIMLSGGQKQRLSLARALYTPCELLILDDVFSAVDTDTERFLIKQIVENNAAKSLVIVSNRISVLEKTDYTIVLEDGRMAAQGRPDELLKTSDFYREIAQLQKEK
- a CDS encoding ABC transporter ATP-binding protein; translated protein: MTLLNTNFFKSKDWNLIRKFGRYFVPHKKWFVLSMVSIPITAIAGILFLWLVENIIDHYIVPGNVAGLKIQIILLAVVLILNLLFDGIYSYSFSKSGGLAIVDLRKELFAKSLRFPLSYFDKKPIGVTLSRLTSDMEAISESFAAGILGLLADSIKTLALVAYLFYLNWQLTLILLLVVPLIVLAMRFLRKKIRQAYDASRSSLAKSAAYLQESLNGMKTIQLYAAEGEAFEKFDKLNKEFCDAQNHSNVYDSALYSIVEGITSVATALVIWYGAIQIWDQAFTLGVLIVFVTTLERLFIPVKQFAQQISTIQRALSALEHVSELHDQKVEEPGTEITSEVPAPLALQEIEFDRVFFSYSADGPDVLQDVSFKLKKGDRLALVGTTGSGKSTIIKLLAKTYTGYRGSIKVNGRELKNIPLAQLRETVSVMQQDIFMFNNSVEFNISLGRKGLSSNEVEQAASFVYADRFIQNLPNKYQFVIQDNGDNLSKGQAQLISFARAICGNSELIILDEATSAVDSVTEKYIQQAIANIFSTKTVIAVAHRLSTIKNSDLILVLEEGRIIERGNHEQLIEHGGKYAQLLHHFEEENEEVRLKE